The Desulfovulcanus ferrireducens genome includes the window GACCAAAAGCTGAGTTACGGTGTCTTGATGCACCAGAAAGTTGAACGGTCTGTCACGCCTAAATTCTTATTTCTTTATCTCTTAAATTTGAAAACAGGTGATGTAAACATACGAGAAAGTTGAGTTAAAGCTTCATACTTTCTAGTTATGTAGCTGTAGCTCCGTACTCTACGAGTTTGGGTTGTGGGGAGTGGATTTTACAGAACTGAACCCGGGACCAACTTACCGGAGCCATTGCTTTCCGAGCCCTATCTTCCTATCTTATCGATTGACCTTCTTCCAGCGGAGCCAGAGCCATTTCTGAATTTCAACCACGCTGTAAATGATGAGCCCAACGGCCAAGATTAGGGCCCAAGATTCAAGCCCGAGAGGAGCACTTTTAAACATGCGGTTCATAACAGGTGAATAGGTAAAAAGCACTTGTAGAACCGTCATTAAGGTGACGCCGCCTAATAGCCAAGGGTTTGAGAAGAGCCCCACCGCAAACATGGATCGGGTGAGCGAACGACAGTTAAACAAATAGAAAAGCTCACCTATCACGAAAACATTGACAGCTACAGTCCTTGCTTCCGCCTCTCCCGCCCCCCTGCTCAAGGTCCATTTAAACAAACCGAATGAACCCGCAAGGAGCAGTACCCCCACCAGACCAATTCGGAAGATCAAAATGCCGGAAAGAATCGGGCGCTGAGGATCCCGTGGTGGTCGTTTCATGATCCCGGCTTCCTTCGGCTCGAACGCAAGCATAAGGCCCAATAACACAGCGCTTGTCATATTAACCCACAATATCTGCACCGGCAGAATTGGAAGCGTTACGCCGGCAAGCACCGCTACCATGATGACCAATCCTTCCCCGATGTTGGTGGGCAGTGTCCAGGTAATAAATTTTATCAGGTTGTCGAAGACTCCGCGGCCTTCCTCAACTGCAGCCTCAATGGTGGCAAAATTATCGTCGGTGAGCACCATGTCGGCGGCCTGCCTGGCCACCTCTGTACCGGCAAGCCCCATTGCCACGCCAATATCAGCCCGCCGCAGAGCCGGGGCGTCGTTGACGCCGTCCCCGGTCATGGCTACGACATTTCCACGTGTCTGAAACGCCTCTACCAAGCGAGGTTTGTGCTCCGGAGACATCCGCGCGAACACGGCTGTATCGACGACGGCTTCGATAAGCTCGGCATCCGAGAGTTTGCCCAGGTCGCGTCCGGTAAGTACAGGAAAATCCGGTGGGTCAAGGTTAAGTTGACGGGCAATTGCTACTGCTGTTCCGGGATGGTCTCCAGTGATCATTTTGACCTGGATTCCGGCCCGCTGGCACGCGTGCACCGCATGGAGAGCTTCATTACGGAGAGGATCGACCATACACTGAAACCCCAAAAAGACCAGACCGCCAGCAACATCGTCCAGTGTCACAGTCGCAGTGCCTGGTGGCAGTTTTTTGCTGGCAAATCCCAGTATACGCAGCCCTTTCGAGGCAATCTTGTTCACCTGATCGTAAATACGTGCACTGTCTAAGTCCGTTGGCTCTCCATCGGCGCCGAGAACAGTCTCGCAACGGGGCAGGAGAACCTCTATCGAACCCTTCAGATAGACGACCGGTTCGCCTGCGCTGCCTCCGTGCAGCGTTCCCATGTATTGGCGCTCAGACCCGAAGGGAATCGCATCCAGTCGCGGCCATCGTGCCAGCTCCTCCTCATGCGAAAGTCCGGACTTACACGCCGCGACGATCAGCGCCCCCTCGGTAGGGTCACCCTGAATGCGCCAAGCGCTTTCGGTCTCTCGTAATAACGCATCATTGCACAAGAGCCCCGCCCGCAAGACTTCCATCAGTGCAGGACGCGTCCGGGGATCGATTTGCTCAGCGGATTGGTCAAAAAACTTGCCCTTGGGAGCATACCCGATCCCGCTCACTGAAAAGCGCTCAGTGCCCGCCACGATCATCTGTACTGTCATCTCGTTACGGGTCAATGTACCAGTCTTGTCAGAACAGATCACCGAGGTACTGCCCAGGGTCTCCACCGCTGGCAAACGCTTAATTATTGCATTGCGTTTCGCCATACGCTTCACGCCGATGGCCAACGTGATAGTCACTGCTGCCGGAAGACCTTCCGGGACTGCACCAACTGCTAACGCTACGGCAGCCTTGAACATGTAAAGCCAGGACTCGCCGCGCAAAGTCCCGACGAGGAAAGTCACGATGGCCATGCCGAGAATGACATAAAGAAGAATACCGCTGAAATGGGCGATCTTTCGCGTTAATGGAGTCGCTAGAATTTCCACCGAGGAAATAAGTTTCGAAATACTACCGATTTCAGTATTGTCCCCGGTAGCCACAACAATCCCCCTCCCGCTCCCGGAGGTTACCATCGTGGAGGAGTAAGCCATGTTCTTTCGCTCTGCCAGCACACTATCACGCTCAAGTATCCCGCTATTTTTCTCTGCGGGTACAGACTCGCCTGTCAGGGTAGACTCATCTATTCGCAGTTCGCGGGTCCATATCAAGCGAAGATCAGCGGGGACTTTGTCGCCGGCTTGCAGCAACACTATGTCGCCGGGTACCAAATCGCTGGCGTCGATACGCTGACGCTCCCCACCACGCAAAAGCGTTGCCTCGCTAATTATAACCTGCGCAAGCGCTACAATAGCATCAAGGGCCTTGCCCTCTTGGAAAAATCCAATCATAGCGTTGAGTATGACCACCCCAAGGATTACTCCCATGTCCACCCATTCCTGCAAGACTGCTGTAATGAGCGCTGAAGCAAGCAGGATATAGACCAGCGGCTGGTGAAACTGTAACAAAAACCGGATCAAGGGCCCCTGTCTCTTTTCTAAAGTAAGAACA containing:
- a CDS encoding cation-transporting P-type ATPase codes for the protein MEMQSILAKHWHHLPVSEVLDLLETNSDKGLDTFEVANRQEYYGPNVLTLEKRQGPLIRFLLQFHQPLVYILLASALITAVLQEWVDMGVILGVVILNAMIGFFQEGKALDAIVALAQVIISEATLLRGGERQRIDASDLVPGDIVLLQAGDKVPADLRLIWTRELRIDESTLTGESVPAEKNSGILERDSVLAERKNMAYSSTMVTSGSGRGIVVATGDNTEIGSISKLISSVEILATPLTRKIAHFSGILLYVILGMAIVTFLVGTLRGESWLYMFKAAVALAVGAVPEGLPAAVTITLAIGVKRMAKRNAIIKRLPAVETLGSTSVICSDKTGTLTRNEMTVQMIVAGTERFSVSGIGYAPKGKFFDQSAEQIDPRTRPALMEVLRAGLLCNDALLRETESAWRIQGDPTEGALIVAACKSGLSHEEELARWPRLDAIPFGSERQYMGTLHGGSAGEPVVYLKGSIEVLLPRCETVLGADGEPTDLDSARIYDQVNKIASKGLRILGFASKKLPPGTATVTLDDVAGGLVFLGFQCMVDPLRNEALHAVHACQRAGIQVKMITGDHPGTAVAIARQLNLDPPDFPVLTGRDLGKLSDAELIEAVVDTAVFARMSPEHKPRLVEAFQTRGNVVAMTGDGVNDAPALRRADIGVAMGLAGTEVARQAADMVLTDDNFATIEAAVEEGRGVFDNLIKFITWTLPTNIGEGLVIMVAVLAGVTLPILPVQILWVNMTSAVLLGLMLAFEPKEAGIMKRPPRDPQRPILSGILIFRIGLVGVLLLAGSFGLFKWTLSRGAGEAEARTVAVNVFVIGELFYLFNCRSLTRSMFAVGLFSNPWLLGGVTLMTVLQVLFTYSPVMNRMFKSAPLGLESWALILAVGLIIYSVVEIQKWLWLRWKKVNR